Genomic DNA from Paramisgurnus dabryanus chromosome 11, PD_genome_1.1, whole genome shotgun sequence:
AGGCTGACTTCAACTCTTTAAAAGCAGCTTGTCGTTGTTTCCGCTCCTCAGCCTGGCGCTTCTTCTCCTCCTGTTCCTGACGAATTTCTGACTCAAACCGGCTGGATTCATTAATGGCATGTACCTTTAGGaagaacaaaatgtttatttctgtATAATGCTAAATGTGTGATCAGTGGCAGTCAGTGCAGACCAGAACCccaatgaaaacatttaaaatgtgcCCTGTGAGCATTTGTCTGAATGGGAAACTAAAATCATTGTCAAATCAAAAAATGTCTCAGCTGTCCTGAGACTAACTGGAGataagttaaaaaaaaggctATTTGGTTAAATTGGtagaaaaggaaaaaaatcaGTAAAAATAAGAGGACTGGAATTTCTTACTTTTGCCTCAAAGAATGATTTGGCTCCCTTCACGCCCTCAGTTGACACATCAATCTCTGACAGACGTGCCAAGACATGAAGCCCACTGTCTTCAGCCAGTTCTCCTGCAGCTGCTTTTCTGAAGATAAGAAGAAACTAGAAAAAAAGATGAACTGGTTAGCTTTTTATGGCTTATATTACACTGATAAAGAATCAGGACAGTCAAATCTGCAACAACATATATACAAATGGATCATCTTGACTCTTTCAACAAAAGAATGGCTCgattaaaatattaacagtcTTGTGATGCACAGTCTTTACCTCTCTAAAGCAAAGTCTGCCATCCAAGTCCTCATCCACTTCTTTGATCATGTTCTTCAGCCCCAAGTGAGTCTGAGGTGCTCCAAGTTTCTCCATCATCAGCTTCAGCTCCATCAGATCAATATAGTTATCTTTCTGTGAATCATACCTgcaagaaaacaaaataaaaagaaaGGATGTTTAGGCTTTTTCACCATTGTCTCCTGTATAGCTTAgcgatagacagatagatagacagacagacagacagacagagcaacagatatatagacagacagacagagcgacagatagatagacagagtgacagatagatagacagacagacagagcgacagacagacagagcgaCAGACAGAGCGAGAAACAGACAGAGCGAGAAACAGACAGAGCGACAGACAGAGCGACAGACAGAGCGACAGACAGAGCGACAGACAGAGCGACAGACAGAgcgagagatagacagacagacagacagagcgagagatagatagatagacagacagagcgagagatagatagatagacagacagagcgagagatagacagacagacagacagagcgagagatagacagacagacagacagagcgagagacagacagacagacagacagacagacagacagacagacagacagacagacagatagacagatagatagatagagcgagatagatagatagatagatagata
This window encodes:
- the efhd2 gene encoding EF-hand domain-containing protein D2; protein product: MATDELSSKLTRRLQIEEGEQEPVAVHVDHENGAHDKSATASADSELGAKLQRRGELNEGVGEHHQPSMKVFNPYTEFKEFSRKQIKDMEKMFKEYDSQKDNYIDLMELKLMMEKLGAPQTHLGLKNMIKEVDEDLDGRLCFREFLLIFRKAAAGELAEDSGLHVLARLSEIDVSTEGVKGAKSFFEAKVHAINESSRFESEIRQEQEEKKRQAEERKQRQAAFKELKSAFK